The DNA segment GCCGCCACCAGTTCCGGCGCGCGGCGGGCTTCGTTGTGTTCGTGCAGGGCGACCAGCGGCTTTCCGGAAATGCCATGGTGCGCGAGCAGCGGTGCGGAATGCCGGGTGTCCTCACAGGCGATGCGGTCGCAGGATTTGAGGATCTCCAGAGCGCGCAGCGTGATATCGGCAAGATTGCCGATGGGCGTGGGGACAAGGATGACGCGGCCGGTTTCCATGGATGATTCAGATGTTGCCGCCTTCCAGCTTTGCCCGCTCATCGTCGGAAAGGATCCTCGGTTTCCCATCCGACCCCACCCTTACGGTGGTCATGCTGCCGGATGCCGAAAGCTCCCCGTCCTTGCCGATGACCTCGAACTCCCAGGTCACGGACGCGCCGCCGACACGGGAAATGCCAAGCAGCACTTCGATGCGGTCACCCAGTTGCAGCGGACGTTTGAAGTCCGCGGAGACGCCCGCCCGCGGCCAGCCACCGCCGTCGCGTGCGAAGACGATGATACCCCGGGAACTGAGGAACGCGTGCTCCGCGATCTCCACGTAGCGGAAGATGTTCGGGAAATGGACCCAACCGCTGGCATCCGTATCCCCGAAGGCGACTTCGAGCGTCTGGCGGTGCCGCGGGTTTTCCATCACTCGAATTTCCGGACGAGCACGGCGGCGTTGTGGCCGCCGAAGCCGAAGCCGTTGCTGAGGGCCACCGTCACCGGGGTCTCGCGGGCGACGTTCGGGACGACGTCCAGGTCGCACTCCGGGTCCTGGTTCTCCACGTTAATGGTCGGCGGGATGACGCTTTCCTGGATGGCCTTGATGCAGGCGATGAGCTCGATGCCGCCGGCGGCGCCGAGCATGTGCCCGGTCATCGACTTCGTCGCGCTCACGGCCAGGCCGTTCTTCGCGTAGTCGCCGAAGGCCAGCTTGATCGCCTTGGTTTCCGCGATGTCACCGAGGCCGGTGGAGGTCGCGTGGGCGTTGAGATACTGCACGTCCGTCGGGTTCACCTTCGCGTGGTTCATCGCCATC comes from the Luteolibacter sp. SL250 genome and includes:
- a CDS encoding thioesterase family protein codes for the protein MENPRHRQTLEVAFGDTDASGWVHFPNIFRYVEIAEHAFLSSRGIIVFARDGGGWPRAGVSADFKRPLQLGDRIEVLLGISRVGGASVTWEFEVIGKDGELSASGSMTTVRVGSDGKPRILSDDERAKLEGGNI